The following are encoded together in the Humulus lupulus chromosome 5, drHumLupu1.1, whole genome shotgun sequence genome:
- the LOC133779256 gene encoding uncharacterized protein LOC133779256, translating to MVNTPKESWASPIIDYLKDGVVPTDKREARRLVYKAARYTLVDGVLYKRGFSVPLLRCVDEEEAMKVLYEIHEGECGNHASGPSTARKAMRQGYYWPSMERDANDFARKCDKCQRFGVPYKIISDNGTQFEGGTFEEYCRERGIRRSFSAVVHP from the exons ATGGTCAACACCCCGAAGGAGTCGTGGGCTAGCCCGATTATAGACTATCTGAAGGATGGAGTGGTGCCAACAGACAAGAGGGAGGCTAGGAGGCTAGTTTACAAGGCAGCCCGATACaccttggtagatggggtcctatACAAGAGGGGGTTTTCTGTGCCACTCTTGCGGTGTGTTGATGAGGAAGAAGCTATGAAGGTGTtgtatgaaatacatgagggtgAATGTGGCAACCATGCAAGTGGACCATCCACGGCTCGGaaagccatgaggcaagggtactactggccttccatggagagagatgctAATGATTTCGcaaggaaatgtgacaaatgccaaag GTTCGGAgtgccctacaagattatttctgacaatggcactcaatttgaagGGGGAACGTTCGAGGAATACtgtagggaaaggggcataaggaggagcttctcGGCCGTCGTGCATCCATAG